From the Melanotaenia boesemani isolate fMelBoe1 chromosome 9, fMelBoe1.pri, whole genome shotgun sequence genome, the window TGATCTGAGGTCAAGgccttcttcttcctctgagtCACATGTCAGCGTGAAGCTCAACCCCCAGGGTTGCTATTGCTACACTGAGTGACCTAAATACGTGCATGCGCACTTGGAGAAGCAACCCAGACTGAATTGCTGTGGAAAAAGCTGAGTTTCTCCTGCTGCTTTTAGTCACGACTGAGGAGCTTCCCAGACCCGCCGAGTGGACCAGACCTCTGCTCTGACCCAAAGATTGAAATCGCCTCACATCAACTTTTCAGAAGCAAGATGCCGGCAAAAACACCCATGTACCTAAAAACTACAACTCCCAAAAAGGGAAAGAAGCTGAAGCTTCGGGATGTCCTCTCAGGTGACATGATCAGCCCCCCGCTGGGTGACGTTCGTCACAGCGCACATGTGGGACCTGAAGGAGAGGGTGACATGTTTGGAGACGTAGCTTTCCTCCAGGGGAAGATGGACATGCTGCCATCTCTGAGTCGGATGGAGAATGGCCACTTACGCTCTCACAGCGTGGAGAGACGGGTGGGCGACAGCTTCACTGCAAAACAGGAAGCACACAACTACGCCTACAATGGTTTCCATTACCAACATTCCTCCAACGGCCTGCTGAAGACCACCATCTCCATGCCGGTGTTCATGGCCCACGAACAGGCTCCGCCCAAACCGCCTCGCCTCCACCTTGAcgacccctcccctccctctatGCTGTCTCAGCAGCCTCCGATGAGCCACCAACGGGCCAACGGCTGCAGCGCCATAGACAGCCAGCAGCGCCCGTCTCTGTCACTCAGTGAGAACGGAGTGGTGGGCTGTTTGGCATCAGAACCCTGCCGAGACATCTCCCTGCCCCCCGCCATCCACAAGCTCGTCCCTTCTTCCGGTTCCTTCTCAGAAGTCTCCTCTGAGGACTCCATGTCAGAGACCTGCGGGCCCCTGGACATTCGCCGGGGCCTCAGCCTGGACTCTGATGCCGGCCTGAGCAATGAGGATCTGAGGAGCGAACGCAGCGAGTCGCCCTGCGCTGGCTTCCACCCCATCAGCCTCACATCCTCATCCAGCGTGTCAAGGTCCGACTCCATGGCCAGGTTGGACTTAGATCTGGGCCCGTCCATCCTAGAGGACGTCCTAAGTATCATGGACCGTTACAAAACTGAGGACGACCGCTGTGAGCTGTGAACAATGAAACGATTAATGTGACAGatatttttatacatgtttaaatatatctttcatttgtttttgtgttgatacTGAATGTGGACAAAAGTTGGAGGGACGGACAAAGGAGGGTGTAGAAAACGTTAGCACTTCACAGCTGAGTTTTCATAGTAGTAAAAAGCTGAAAGAGTAGAGGTGGACTTTACTGTTAAGTGCAAGAACATTGCTGCTTTACATGACAACAGCCAAGGCAACAGGCTGGTCCTTTGGAGCCTTCATCAAAGCTGAACCTCACACCCAATATCATGAAGCATAAACGTCAGCATGAACCTGGAAATTCAATTTTCTCTTTGGACACAAGTTTGCCTCTATCTGCACTGTTTCACCTGTTAATCTGAGCAGCGCTGCAGATTTATGCTGCTCCCTTCTCTGCTTGTTAATGGTTAACAAAATGCCAGTCAGTTATAAATGACTCCAGACTGACCTGGCAAAATAAACAGCTGCACagtcattaattattttaacactGGGCAGCCATTTATGCAGTAGAGTTAAAATTAGCCTTCCTGATTCAGACAAAGCTGACCTGCAGATAGTTTCATGCTGCATGCAGTGATCTGTCCAGGACTTTTTTCGTGGAGTAAACCTTTGTGTAATGTTTCAGTGCCAGCTGAAGAactgctgattttatttttgttctgttacAGACTTCAGTCTAAATCCACCATCTATTGTTGCTTTTGTGGACAGCACCACCAGTTTTTCACTGGCAGAtttcttttattccatttcttaaaaaaaaaacagagggaaACTCAGGACATTTATTCTCCGTGGTGAAAAAAGTGtaagaaaatgctgcttttagttcattttcagaTACTGGTCTTTTTAAGAAGGAATTCTTTCCTCCTCTTTGAGGCTCGCTATCTGCCTCCTTAATGTTCACTGTCTGCATTATCACAGTAGCCTATTATTCAAATGTCATTTATGCTGTATATACTTCTGTAAACTTATGAATGAAATGtttcttataaataaaaacttgtgtCATGGAGAGTTTATctaacacataaacacatattgAGGGTTTCAAACCTCAATAAGAGGCCAGGTAACTACAACATTCCTGAAATACCACAGATATTGAACATTACAGAGAGGGAGGTCATGTTTTAATTAGAAGTATTACAGGCATGCATTTAGTTATATTAGTATGTAACCCTGCATGATGCACTGTAGTTTATTCCAGAGGTTTTCATTGTGTAAAGCTAGCCTCCTTAAGGGGATTTAAAGCAACTTACAGGGAGGCTCACTGAATGGAGGTAAGGAAATACTGCATAACACAAAGTTTTTAAAGAGTAACTTAAATATCTGTGATATGACTGACAAGCTCAGATAAATCAGTCCGATCAAGTAAATGCGACTGCTTTTCTCAGTCAGAAAGAATTAACTGGacagagtatttctgcatttaaccccttaatgcctgaTGTATAACATTTTATACATACTGTTTTTGAGACCTTGGCTGATGTTATTTGGACAAAGTAAACAGCAGTGTCTTGAATCACATGCCAAGTGTGCATGGAATTGAACAACACAGTCACGATCCTATTAGTCCagaaagttggaaaaaaaaaaaaaaaaaaaaagtggagaggtggattatttgtatttttccccAATTATATCTGATGGGAAACTTACTGTGTCAAACTGTTAAGGCTTGTTTGGTTATTGAGAAAACTACACTTTATTAGTCATTGTTTTACTGTCCTCTAGTAGTAGgcaaaggcaaggcaaatttatttgtatagcacatttcatgtacaagacaat encodes:
- the zgc:154093 gene encoding cdc42 effector protein 2, with amino-acid sequence MPAKTPMYLKTTTPKKGKKLKLRDVLSGDMISPPLGDVRHSAHVGPEGEGDMFGDVAFLQGKMDMLPSLSRMENGHLRSHSVERRVGDSFTAKQEAHNYAYNGFHYQHSSNGLLKTTISMPVFMAHEQAPPKPPRLHLDDPSPPSMLSQQPPMSHQRANGCSAIDSQQRPSLSLSENGVVGCLASEPCRDISLPPAIHKLVPSSGSFSEVSSEDSMSETCGPLDIRRGLSLDSDAGLSNEDLRSERSESPCAGFHPISLTSSSSVSRSDSMARLDLDLGPSILEDVLSIMDRYKTEDDRCEL